The sequence below is a genomic window from Candidatus Dependentiae bacterium.
ATGATCAAAAATCATTAATTCCATACGAATTAATAGACCAAATTGAAGATATAATTCAAAAAGTTCCATCTCGTGTTTATTTATTTTGTACAAACAAACCAGAGACGGATATCACTTATCCAACTTTTTATATTGAAAACAACAATCTAATTTTGCTGTCTACTTCAGGCGAGCAATGCATTATATTTGATCAAATAGGCAAGCTCCCGCAGACTACTTTTCTACAAAACTGGGTTGCAATTCTTGCAACACTTTATTTGTACAAGATAGACTTAAAAACAGTTATGCCAACTATTAATGCCCTAAATTTGCCAGAACATCGTGTTGAGCTTGTAGCGCATTTTTATAATGTTGCGATTTACAATGATTCTAAATCAACAGTTTGGCAAGCAACAGCAAAAGCTGTAGATCGATTCCCAGGTAAAAAAATTGCTTTATTTTTAGGCGGACTGAGCAAAGGAACAGATCGGTCTCCTCTTATTGAGCATTGTAAAAACCAAGAAATCACCGTATTTGCTTTTGGAAAAGAATCAGAGTCTTTAAATAATTTGTGTGAAAAATATCAAGTACCTTGCATCCAAACAACTACCCTTGAAGCCGCTCTTGATGTTTTTAGAAAAAATTATAAAAAGTTTGATCTACTTCTGTTTTCTCCCGCTGGCTCTAGCTTTGATCTTTTTAAAAACTTTGAAGACCGTGGAACACAGTTCAAGGCTATGATTCATAAAATGATAAAAGCTTAATCCTTTAAATTTTGCTCGCGAGACTCTGCCGCAATGCTTTTTTGAAATCCAATCGGAGCATTACATTTTGTTACTGAAAAAGAAGGTTTATTTATTGTGGGAGTCTGCACTCCATCTATCAAGTCTGATATATATCTACTGCTAGCTGGTAAAATTACAGCCTCTTTAGTAAATAGGTTCCAAAACGTTTTCCAATTTTTTTCTTCAATTCGCTTAACAAAGTACTCTTCTATCCTTTTTTTAGCGCTTGAAGGAAGCGCAATTGGCAGATAAGGCAATCGTTGTAAAAAATCTGTTTTTATCTTTGCATGTTGTTCTTTGATTTCTAAATGCTTTTCTAGGCTGCCACCTGAATACGGTTGCCCTAAAAACCATGTCCGCTGCCCAATATCTAAAAACAGATTTTGATTTGCAATATCATTTTTATCACGATTTGCATAACGCATGAACTCAACATATCCGCTCATAGTTACTTGGCAATATGGATGATTTAATGGCAGGCCTGATTTTTGAATGAGCTCATCTTTCCAAGAAATAAACTCTTCTTTGTAGCATTGCTCAATAATAAGCATAAAATCTCTTTTCATTGTTGGATAATCTACGCATATGGAAACAAATACATCATCTTCAAATAATCCATCACTAGAAGAGCCCGAAAAAGCTTGAGGGATTCGAGAATAATTTCTTACAGGCTCGTAAGAATTTTCAATAAGTGGTACTTGAGCCTCTTCTTGAAAAACAGGCTCAGAAATATTTATGGTTATTTCGGGCTTTTTTGTTTTTACAATATCATTATCAGTAGACATCTTACAAAAACAGAATAAACAGGCTAAAAACTTATTCACTTTTGCCCCTCTTGTTTTTATGCAGTATAGAATATTTACTACGTAGCAAAAACAGGGTTTCATAATCGATAGCAGGAAGTCAATTTTAATAAAACTATTCAATAGATAAGCCGTTTGTATGCAAAAAAATGAATGGTTTATTTAAAATAATAAGCTCCATATATATTTTCAAAGATTGCAAAAATCATACTAAAATATAAAGATGTTAAGTATCACATTGGTATCATCATGATTATTAATTGGAAATACATGTTTGTTGTTTTTTACTCTATAAAAAAATCAATTTTAAACAATAAAGCTAAAAGCTTTTTTCTAGCATGTAGCTTG
It includes:
- the murD gene encoding UDP-N-acetylmuramoyl-L-alanine--D-glutamate ligase, which codes for MINLKNKRVGIWGLGVVGKSVLNYVKQFTSQIQILDKKAHEELLVILQTPTSLKEFLDNNDIIIPSPGISLLDYQKYAGKFVQELDIFSSESKIPTIAITGTLGKTTITSFTEQCIPNSVAAGNIGYAMLNVLNLQPQPKTVVLELSSYQLQHTKYFAPDIAVLTNFYPNHLDHHATMEEYLLAKCQIFKNQRNDQKSLIPYELIDQIEDIIQKVPSRVYLFCTNKPETDITYPTFYIENNNLILLSTSGEQCIIFDQIGKLPQTTFLQNWVAILATLYLYKIDLKTVMPTINALNLPEHRVELVAHFYNVAIYNDSKSTVWQATAKAVDRFPGKKIALFLGGLSKGTDRSPLIEHCKNQEITVFAFGKESESLNNLCEKYQVPCIQTTTLEAALDVFRKNYKKFDLLLFSPAGSSFDLFKNFEDRGTQFKAMIHKMIKA